GGGCGCGTCTTCACCTTCCTGAACGCGGTTCAGGATCTGGTTCACCTCGGCATCGCGCATCGGCATCGGGCGGCCCTGTGGACCCAAGAACCCGGTGACGCGGTTGATCGAGTTAATCAGGTGATAGCCTTGGTCGGACATTTCCATATGGACCAGAACGTATCCGGGCATGAAGCGGCGTTCGGTCGTGACCTTCTTGCCGCGGCGCACTTCGATCACCTCTTCGGTGGGCACCAGCACTTCGTCGATCTGATCCTCAAGCGCCTGCTCTTCAACTTGCTGCCTGATTTGTTCAGCGATCTTCTTCTCAAAATTCGAAAGAACGCTAACCGAATACCACCGTTTCGCCATCTTGAGTTTCGATCCTGTGCTGACCGGCGTGAGACGCCGCGTTATTCCATTTGCCGGGGCGATTGCCCGCAGCAGCCTTCACAATAAAAATCGGCGTGCAACTCGAATCGCCGCACGCCACAATCGGAAGGTTTGCGCGTCCTACCCCCAAGCACGCCCAAATTCAAGAGGTGCGGTGGGTTTTTTCGGCTATTTTCAGTGTTTCGCCCGGCTTAGCCAAACAGCGACAAGACACCTTGCAAACCCGAACGGATCAGGATGTCGACCAAGGCAAAGAAGATTGCCGTCAAGGTGGCCATGATAAAGACCATGACCGTTGTCAGGAAGACTTCGCGCCGGGTTGGCCAGACAACTTTGCTGACTTCACCGCGAACCTGCTGAATGAACTGAAGTGGGTTTGTGCGCGCCATGGTGCCTTCTTCTCTAAGCTTTACCGGCGTCACATACGCGTGCGGCGCAGTGAATTCAAGCCTGCCTTGGTGAAATTGGCCCTAGCCCGCCTGCCCGCCTACTGCCTTTTGTTCAGCGGCCAGTCGATCGAACGGATCGGGTTGATCATCAAGCGTGCCGCCTTCGGCCGCCGAACGCCCGAAATCAGGCAAATAGATCCCGTCTGTCCAGCTTTCCGGCAGGCGTGCAAGCCAACCGTCAACGCGATCCGCGCCGCGCTGCACTTTGCCGCGCAGGTTTGCCGCGCGATCGGGGTAGCGTTGTTGAAACCAATCCCACCGCGCGGCGGAAATTTCGGCGATCCGATCGGGGCCGACTGTGAGATAGGCGATAAGACCCACCCAGAAGAGAACAAACACAACCGCCGGAATAAGCCATGGCCGCCAGACCATCACGACCAAAAACGCAAACAGCGCGATTTGCTTGCGAGTGGGGCGAAACTCTCTCACTGCCTTGAGCGCACGCTGTGTTAGCGTGAGGTTTGATACGTCGACCGAAACGCCCACCCCGTCGGAGGGGGCAGTCACGTCTTGTGCTGGCGAGCGCGTATCGGCAGCGATGGCTTTATTTCGACGGGGAAACAGGCCAACAAACCGCGCGCGCAAACGGGCGAACCGGCTTTCCAGGCTGCTGAGCGGGTGCCGCTCTGCCGGTTTGCGGCGGGTGAAGCTGCGCACCTTACTGGCCTTTTGCGGTTCTGGCGTATCTAGCGGCGGCAGGGCGTCTAGACCTCGCAGCGCGTGAGATTGCTGTTTGTTGGGAGGGTTTGAATGCGTCGCCCCGTAGTTTGACCGCACCAGCGCAGGTTCTTGGGCAGGCTCCTGTGCGCGAAGCGGTTTGGATGCCTTCGATTTGGGCGCGGCGCTCTGTTCGTCGGCCATCATCTGGCGGACGACGCTCAAGGTTTCATCAATAGGTTCTGCTATCGCGTCGCTATCGCGCGCGCTCTCTTTGACGTGCTGTCCCAACGCTTGTTGGCCTCTTCAATTGGAAGAGTCTTTTGTTAAAAAGACCCAGGCGCCCCCAGCCCAGATACATTCGCGATACCTCCACTCTGCGGCCTTGCGATGGCAAAATCATGGCCTAAATGTGGCAAGAACCGGTAAATCTCGCCTTATTGGCGCGAGTCTCGTGAAATAAAAGGGCTTGCCTGGAGCGTTCGGTTTCTACGCCTGTGCAGCGCTTGGCGGATTGAGAAGATGGCTCATTGCTCTTTTCCAGCTCGCGGCAAAGACGTCTTCGGCTCTGCGGTTCGAATGGGTGTTCGGAGCCAGTTGAGGTTTGCGGCCTGCCAGCTTCGAGATTGCGCGGGACCATGTATTGGCATCATCGGACATCACAACTGTGGCGCCGTTTTCGATATGGTCTTTGAGCCCGTCGACATTATTCAGAAGCACGGGTCGTTTCGCTTGCAGGGCCTCGGCGGCAACAAGGCCATATGCCTCCCAGCGCGAGGGCATCAACACGGCGTCCAAACTGGAAAGCACCAACGATGGGTTGGACCAATAGCCCATAAATTTGATGCGGCTATCAGATTTGGCGAGCTCCTGCAGCGCGGCTTCCTCCGGGCCTTTACCATAAAAACGCAGCTCAATGCTCGGGTCTTCGGTTTTCTTGAAAGCCTCGATCAGAACATCAAAGCCCTTTTGCCGGTCCATCCGCCCGATCGCGCCAAAGACTTTCACGGCGCCTTTTGGTGCGCTCAGCTTGCGAAAAGGCTCATAGGGGACTGTTGACTGGATGACAGCAAGCTGTGTCGGACGGACGAGGCCTGCCGTTGCCAACCATTGGCCTTGAGCATGGCTTACAGCGACAATTTGGTCGTAGAGCGCATAAGTCGTGCGAAGCAGCGTCGCAAAGCGGCCCTTTCTTTTCACATTATGCTTTAGAAAACCGTCAGAATAGCTGTGTTCAACATGCATCATAGGCACCGTCGGGTTGAGCGCACGCAGCGTGATATGGCAAGGCAATGTTCGCCAGCTCACAGAGAGATGCGAGACAATTACATCCGCTTTGATCCTGCCGATTTTGGTTGTCCCACGGCGGATATACTTTACCTCGTGATGCGCATCTTGCGCCATCAGCTCGCAGGTTTTGATGTGATCAAGCACGCGCGTAACGCCGCCAGCGGTTTCATCATCACACAGGTGAATAACTGTTTTACGGGTCATTAGAGGGCTCCTTGGCGGAATTTGAAAGTTGCGATTGAAATGGCACGCTCGAGTGTTTGCGGCCCGAGTTTGACGAGCAGCAGCATGCCGGCCCATGTCGCAATTGATTTGAGCGGTTCTTCGATGAAGGGACGTTTTGATGTGTTGATCCACTGTTTCGCAAACCGCCCTGCGCGGTCAGCATCAAGTGATTTGATCGCACGACGGCAAAGGTAGCGAAGCTGATAGGCGCGCGCGGCGGGCAAATGTTCGCGAAAGAAGCCTTGATCCAGAGGCGTCAATTTGCGAACCATCTGCTCCCAAGCTTGCATTTGCGGTTCGGTCGCCGCGGACAAACCATTTGAGTTTATCCGATACTTTGTCAGCAGCCCCGGGATACCTTCAAATGTCCAGCTGGTGGTCAGAGCGATACGGAGCCAGCATTCGATGTCTTCGGACTGGCGAAAAGTTTCATCGAAATACCAGTCGCGGCTTGTCTCGTGTTCAGGCCGGTATGCGATCTGATCGAACACCTCACGGCGCGCAACAAGTGACGAGCCGTTCCCAATGGGGTTGCGCTTAAAAATATGCGCGGTTGAGATATTTTTCAGCGTGGGGCGCTGAGCTTGACCAAGAGGCTGGCCAAAATCGTCGATCAGGGCAGATCCTGCATAGCTCAACCCGACCTTCGGGTTTTTCTTCAAATGCGCAGCATGCCCGGCGAGTTTGGCAGGCTCCCACAGATCATCTGCGTCGCAAAACCCGATGATCTCACCGCGCGCCGCAGCGATCCCCGAGTTGCGCGCCCCCGCAAGACCGCGGTTCTTTTGGCGAACAACACGAATGCGAGGGTTTGCAACGAACCCTTCAAGCAATTCCTGTGTCTGATCTGTTGATCCATCATCGACGACAATGATCTCATACGACTCATAAGTTTGGGCCAAGAGTGATGTCAGCGTAGCCGCAAGAGTGGCCGCAGAATTATAGGCAGGGACGACAATAGATGCATGTGGCATGGAAAGTTCCTTTGTCACTATGAAAACAGGGGGCGGGTGATGAAACGCGGCAGGATCAAAACGCCAAGAGCAGCGCTCAGCGTAAGTGCTCCGCGTCGCGGCGATGTGAAGAAGCCAGCGGGGCTGGCTGCCAAAGCTTCCAGAACGTAACGAAGCGGCAAAAGGCGATTGCCCATGCGCAAGGCGCGACGCGCGAGATAGCGGCTATAGATGGCTTGGCTTTTCTTGCTTGGTGTTGCTCCGAGAGCCACTGCGCTTTGCACCACGATTTGTCGTGATGTTTCCATTGCGCCAAGATCAGAGGAGAGACCGTTGGGGCTTGTCCGGTAGTAGGTGTGCAACGCGTTTAGACCGCTAAACCGGTGCCCGGCGCCGACGACGCGCACCAACCACTCCAGGTCTTCATTGTGCACCATATCTTCGCAAAACCCGCCAGACGCCAAGAACGCGTTTCGGCGAAAATTGATGTTGGACGCAGTGCAGACAGGGTTTTCACCCAACAAAATATCGACTGTCAAATCCGACTGCGGCACCTTGGAAAGCACGGTGGCATCACCCGGAACGACGCTGAAAAACGCGATCTGGCCGAATGCACCTGTCACTGTTTCATCTTGGAACGCTGTTTGGAGCGAACGCAGCTTTGAAGGGTGCCAAATGTCATCTGCGTCACAGAAAGACAGCAGAGGTGCGCGAGCGAGATTTTTCGCGCCGTAGTTTCGCGCTGCACTCGGCCCTTTTGACAGGTTGAAAACCAAGCGAATGCGTTCATCGTGCTGTGAAAATTCGCGAATGATTTCGCGAGTTTCATCTGTCGATCCGTCATCGATGCAAATAGCTTCCCAATCAGACACCGTCTGCGCCTGAAACCCTTTGAGCGTTTGTGCGATCGTTTTCTCAGCGTTGAAGCATGGAATGATGATAGAGAATTGCGGCATTGTTTAAGCCTCCAGAGGCGTGCTGCGAAAAGCCAAAGCGAAGGCTGGTGCAGAGGCACAGAAAAGGATGATTGCGGTGAGCGTGACGTAGCCGGCGGCAACATGGGTGAGCCCGTAAGGCGCCAACGCCGCGACATTCAGGAGAAGTGCTGCCGTAAGGGCGATGGTGACTTTAAGCTCAATGTCCGGGCGATTGTTGGCGCGATACCAGCCCGCAGCAGAGGCCCAAAGCGTAGACGGGATTGCCACAATGCAAAGGATCGAAACAATCGGGCTAATGTCGCCCCAGCCGTCACCGAACAGGATCGGGACATAGAGCGGCGCGAGAGCGGCCTGCAACAGGACTGTCGGAACAACCAAAAGCATCGGAAGCGTTATGCTCTGCCTCAGGGCCAGAACCTTGTCTTCCGCTTTGCACAGATGCGGAAATACGATGGTTGAAAGCGCAACAGAAACCGAGTTCGCAATGCTCAGGCCCGCGTTGAAAGCCATAAAATAGAGGCCCAGAATCTCGGTCCCATAAACGCACCGACGATCACTTTGTCAGCTTGTAAACGAACGGATTTGACGATCTCGGTCCCAAGAACTGATTTGCCAAAGCTAACGAAGGGCTTCACCGGCGCAAATCCTGCTGCCGCCCTTGGCTGCCAGGGGTGAAGCTTGCGCTGTGCGATAAGCCAGAACGGCGCGGTCAGGACCCGCGGCAAAACAAGCGCGAGCGGATTAGCCCATACGAGAGCCAAGACCACGGCGATGAGGTTAGCCCCGACGATCTGAGCACCCGAAATAGCCGCGGTTTGCTTGAAGGCACCGGCACGCATTGCAAGCGCGACCTGCACTAGCCCGCCCGGCATAAACAGATATTCAACTGCGAGCAGCGCAATGAGAGCCGCCAAAACGGCATTGCCAACTGTCGCGTAGACAACCAGAGCCACAACCATTTGCATCGCAAACAAGCCGATGCACCACGCCCAAAATATCTTGTGCGCTGTGTTGCAGGTGCGATCCAACTCATGGTTGCTTGCGGCGATAATGCGTTGGCCAACACCGTTTTCAGTGAGGGACTTTACGATATCGCTTGCGGCCATAGCCGCGGCGGCAACACCGATCTCTTTCAACTCGAGCGTTCGGGCGACTGCCACGACGACGAGAATCCTTGAAACCTTTGCGGCGACTTCTGAGGCGCCGTAGGCTAGCAGGCCGGCCGTCATTGTTTTAAGTTGTGATGCAGGTTGCATGTTGGTATCCGATTAATGAGTAACCGTTGTTTAACGTCGTCAATGGGTTGGTGTCTCGGACACAGGAGGACAGAAAACAGAGAGGGCGGATGTGCCCCCTATCCGTCCGGATAGGTCAGTTGTTCCAAAGCGCCCTCGGCAGAATTGGGCGCAGTTGTTAGGGCTAGCGGAGACAAAAAAGCTATCGTGAGTGTGAAATGAAAAAACCTGTTAAAGGGGCATCAATCTTCGCCGCCATCATGAGCCTGAGCAATTGCGCGAGCCTTGAAGCGCCCAAGAACATTGAGCACATCGCAACCGGCAAAGGCTATCAGGCGCAATACCGCGCGCCGACAAAACGCAGCTCTGAAGCTCAGTTTTTACGGTCCGCCGCAATGAACGCGGCGAAATGCCTTCCTTTACGTGGAGGCAAAGGCGGCAAAGGCATGAACACGCTCGCCGGCGAGCGCCTGACGCGCAATGACCTCGTCGAAATTTTCGTCAGCGATGACGACACGTTTAGCGGCTCTTATGTTGTCTCGCGGGATGGCACTCTCAAGCTTCCCTTCCTGCGACCGATACAAGCGCAAGGGCGGCTGTCATCTGATATTGAAAGAGACATCGCATCGGGTCTCTTGTCGGGCGACTACTTCATTGAACGCCCGCGCGTATCCGTTCGCGTCAAGGATTTTTCATCCGTGACGGTTGGTGTTTCAGGAGCTGTTTTCGAGCCGCATGCCGTCGAGATCGGTGCAATCGCAGGTGATCGCGTTGATGGGCGCAGGCAAGATGCTCTCGGAGCTTCGTCCGAGGGGCGCAACCTATCTGCAGCCCTTAGAGCCGCGGGGGTATCCGGCCAGATGCAGATATCTCGGCGATAGAACTGCGGCGTGCGGATAAACTGTACAAGCTTGATATGCGCGGTGTTTTTGAAGGTGAAAACAACGTGGACATCATGCTTTTGTCGGGCGACGAGGTGAGCGTGCCCAGTCGACAGTGCTTCCAGGATAACTTGATGCGACCAAGCCCGATTAGCCCTCCCGGTATATCGCTGTTTGTCTCTAATCTGACGCAACCCGCGACAGGCAATGCTGTTTCGGCAAATAGCAACGAAACGCGTCAGGTTCCCTATGGGACGCGCTATCTTCAAGCGGCGATTAACATCAACTGTGTAGGTGGCGCCAAGACGACCAGCGCAAACCGCTCGGCGGTCCTGTTCTCGCGCAATCCTGAAACCAAGGTTTCCGTCGTAATTGAGCGCAACATCGAGCAGTTGCTGCGACGCCCGGAGCGTGACGACTTTGACCCCTATTTGCTCCCCGGCGACGCGATCGCATGCTATGACAGCTCGGTTACAAACGTCACCGAAGTTGGACGTGTTCTTGGCGTGTTGAGCTTAGGCGGGCTTTAGGCCTCGACTAGGCGCGCTCTTTGAACGCGCCTAGTGTTTTTTCCCACAGCTCGGGGAGTATACCGACCAGCCGTTCAACTTCGGCGAGGTCTTTTGCTCTGGCCGCGTTTTCAAGGGCGTTGAGCTGGGAAGCAAAGTCTTTCGCCCCCAGAGTGGCCGCCGTCCCGGCGACCTTGTGTGCGACCTCGACTACCTCGTCAAATTCAAGCGAGGCAACATTCAAGTTTTCCGCCATCATGCGAGTCACCTCTTTGTTCAGGCGATCTATAAACAACTCGTATTGCTCTTGCCCGATCATCTCGCGCATTTCGGATAAATGCTGCTCTGACAACAGATGACTATCCGCATTCTTTTGCATGCCCCAAGTGTTTGACACATGGCTGAGCGCGCCTTCTGTCAGGGGCTTGGTGATCACATCGTTCATGCCATCAGCTAGGAACATCTCCTGCTCGTTCGCTAGAACATTCGCGGTCAAAGCGACGATAGGAGTGTCATTTGATGCACCGTTTCCTGCCCGAATAACTCTTGTGGCTTCACGTCCATCCATAACAGGCATGCTGATATCCATGAGGATAAGATCATACTTATGCGCGTCGGCAAAATCGACGCCAGCTTTGCCGTTGGCGGCAACTGTGACCGAATGACCCATTTTCACCAACATTTCAGTCGCCACGAAACTGTTAATTTCGTTGTCCTCAACCAGCAAAATATCCAAGGGTTTTGCTGATGGCGTCTTGAGTTCTGCCGACAGGTCGGATGTAGGCTCCTCAACAGCAGTCACAGGCACAGTAACTGTAAACTTGCTGCCAATTTCCGGCGCACTTTCAACTTCGATACGCCCCTCTAGGGCTGTTACGAACCGCTTTGCGATGCCAAGGCCCAGGCCTGTTCCACCAGCCTCACGGTTGTAGGACGCATTGCCTGTGACAAAATCCTCAAAAATCGTGTCTATTTGCTCAGGCGGGATCCCGACACCTGAATCACGCACTGTGATAACGACTTCTTCGGCGCCACTGTCTGTTTTAACAAACTCAACCCCAACGCTGACCCTGCCGTTTTGCGTGAACTTGATGGCGTTTCCGATCAGGTTCACAAGGATATGCTGAAGCTTGCGGTAGTCGGTTTTGACCCAAGAAACAGGGTCGCCCACCCAGCCCCACTCGAGCATTGTACCATTTTGCACCGCTGCTCCGCTTAGGCTGTTCACGATTTCCTCAAGCAAGGCGCTTAAGTCAACCGGCGCAAGGCGAATTTGCAGTTTCCCTGATTCATACGACAGCACGTCCAAAACATCGGAGATGTGGTTCATCAGCAAGCCGCCCGATGCTTCCATGTTCTCGATATATTTTGTTTGTTTTGCGGATAGCTTGGTTGACCTGATGAGGGTCAGGTTGCCCAATAACCCGTTGAGAGGCGTACGGATTTCGTGGCTCATTGTCGCCAGAAAGCGCGCCTTTGCGCGCTCTCCTTCAAGAGCACGGTCACGGGCTTTTATGAGCTCCTCATCTGCCGCCACTTTATCGGAGATATCGCGAAGGAACGCGATAAAAACTTCTCCATCCCTCGTTTTGGCTGATTGTATCGCCACTTCGACCGGGAAAATCGTGCCGTCTTGACGCAGCGCTTCCAACTGCACGCGGCCTTTGCCGATCACTTTTTCGCCGTGATCACGCATCCTCTGCATGCCCTGATTGTGTGCATCCCGTAGCTTCTCGGGGACAATCAGTTCACCAAGCGGTTTGCCGATGGCATAGTCACGCGGATAGCCAAAAGTGCTTTCCGCCGCCGTGTTGTAGTCTAGAATTCTACCCGATGAATCACTCACGATTACCGCGTCGAGCGACGTGCTTGTGATGATCTTCATGCGTTCGCTTGCACGGTTAAGCTGAACAATTCCTTTGGCGTTCCTGCGAGCAAGAACTCCGAGGTAGATAGCGAGAACTATGAGAGCGATTGCGAGCGTTGCTGCCGCGATCGCCATTTGTCCAAGCGTGTTCGCCAGAGTTTCCCTGCGCCGGTCGGACTCTGCCGCAAAGTGCATCAAGCCCGAGTTTGCCAAACTTCGCACAAACGGGCGCACAGCATTCGCTTCGTCCATCAGATTGGGCAGCGACGCCACAAGTGTGCTGTCCTGTGCATCGATGATCGGCAGTATCTCATCCAGAAATACCTGCGCTTTCTTGAGATTTAGCGCAAAAGTCGTGCCACGCCTAAGCTCATCATAGATCTGAGACTGGCTAAGCGTTTTTATGCGGCTGTAGAAAATATCATACTTTCGGCGCAACAGAGACAGGTCCGGCGTCGTCTGGTTAGCGGCGACCGACAGCTCGATATCAAAGTCCAGAAACTCGACCTCAGCTTGCGTCAAAGACCATTGAACATTGTCCGAGTCTGCCGAATTCAGCAGCTTCATGTCTCGGGTGATATTCATCCCCAAGTATGAAATGGCGACAGCGGTGGTCGCGACCAAGAAAAACAGAGACAGTATTCTCAAGTAATAGTTCGACTTGGTTCGACTCATCTTGGGCATGAACTACCACCGTTTTTCCTGAGCCTGAGCTTACTGCGTGATTTCTATTTTTGCGAGTTGCCAAATGCTTTTGGAGTATGTCACTTCGGTGCGGTAACGTGCGCTTGAGTCATAAGGGAAAACAATCCAAAGAGGGCCTTATCCCTTACTGACATGAGATCGCCATTACGTTTGTAGGCCAGCATCGCGCCCCCGGGAACAGCGTCTTTCACAGAAAACTCAACGGCATAGTCGTTAAGTGCGATCGCCTTAATCACTCCGCTTGTCACGCCGAGCGACGTCATCAGAGTGGCCAGTTCTACACCTTCAAAGGTTTGAGTGCCTTCTGTCCAGATGGTCGTCGTTTCAAATTTCGTGGCCCCCAACTCCGCCAGATCGCCCAAGGTATACTCTACTTTACCGTCAGCATTCGGCGCGGAAATGTCTCCCGTCACGGTTAGAATGGTTTCGCTTTTTGTGCTTGCAGCGGTGTCGGCCAAAAGTGTCGCGGGTAGTGAAATTGCGAGAAGGCAAACTGTTATAAACTTGCTTATCATGGCGTGTGGCTCCTTGTTTGAGCGCACCATAGAGATATGATGCTTATCTGGCTTGTTCTATTCGGGATAGCCGCGACCTACCCTTTCGGATAGGTCGCTCTTTCGCTAGGCGGCCAGCAAGTTGCTTTGAATTCGCGACGCCAAGAAGTCAGACAAATCGCCGGACAAC
This genomic window from Rhodobacteraceae bacterium D3-12 contains:
- the nusG gene encoding transcription termination/antitermination protein NusG, translating into MAKRWYSVSVLSNFEKKIAEQIRQQVEEQALEDQIDEVLVPTEEVIEVRRGKKVTTERRFMPGYVLVHMEMSDQGYHLINSINRVTGFLGPQGRPMPMRDAEVNQILNRVQEGEDAPKLLIHFEVGEKVKVNDGPFEDFDGMVEEVDDDNQRLKVTVSIFGRETPVELEFTQVTKQS
- the secE gene encoding preprotein translocase subunit SecE, whose amino-acid sequence is MARTNPLQFIQQVRGEVSKVVWPTRREVFLTTVMVFIMATLTAIFFALVDILIRSGLQGVLSLFG
- a CDS encoding glycosyltransferase family 4 protein, which encodes MGRHAAARQTRAANTRACHFNRNFQIPPRSPLMTRKTVIHLCDDETAGGVTRVLDHIKTCELMAQDAHHEVKYIRRGTTKIGRIKADVIVSHLSVSWRTLPCHITLRALNPTVPMMHVEHSYSDGFLKHNVKRKGRFATLLRTTYALYDQIVAVSHAQGQWLATAGLVRPTQLAVIQSTVPYEPFRKLSAPKGAVKVFGAIGRMDRQKGFDVLIEAFKKTEDPSIELRFYGKGPEEAALQELAKSDSRIKFMGYWSNPSLVLSSLDAVLMPSRWEAYGLVAAEALQAKRPVLLNNVDGLKDHIENGATVVMSDDANTWSRAISKLAGRKPQLAPNTHSNRRAEDVFAASWKRAMSHLLNPPSAAQA
- a CDS encoding glycosyltransferase family 2 protein, with product MPHASIVVPAYNSAATLAATLTSLLAQTYESYEIIVVDDGSTDQTQELLEGFVANPRIRVVRQKNRGLAGARNSGIAAARGEIIGFCDADDLWEPAKLAGHAAHLKKNPKVGLSYAGSALIDDFGQPLGQAQRPTLKNISTAHIFKRNPIGNGSSLVARREVFDQIAYRPEHETSRDWYFDETFRQSEDIECWLRIALTTSWTFEGIPGLLTKYRINSNGLSAATEPQMQAWEQMVRKLTPLDQGFFREHLPAARAYQLRYLCRRAIKSLDADRAGRFAKQWINTSKRPFIEEPLKSIATWAGMLLLVKLGPQTLERAISIATFKFRQGAL
- a CDS encoding glycosyltransferase, with amino-acid sequence MPQFSIIIPCFNAEKTIAQTLKGFQAQTVSDWEAICIDDGSTDETREIIREFSQHDERIRLVFNLSKGPSAARNYGAKNLARAPLLSFCDADDIWHPSKLRSLQTAFQDETVTGAFGQIAFFSVVPGDATVLSKVPQSDLTVDILLGENPVCTASNINFRRNAFLASGGFCEDMVHNEDLEWLVRVVGAGHRFSGLNALHTYYRTSPNGLSSDLGAMETSRQIVVQSAVALGATPSKKSQAIYSRYLARRALRMGNRLLPLRYVLEALAASPAGFFTSPRRGALTLSAALGVLILPRFITRPLFS
- a CDS encoding ATP-binding protein; this encodes MPKMSRTKSNYYLRILSLFFLVATTAVAISYLGMNITRDMKLLNSADSDNVQWSLTQAEVEFLDFDIELSVAANQTTPDLSLLRRKYDIFYSRIKTLSQSQIYDELRRGTTFALNLKKAQVFLDEILPIIDAQDSTLVASLPNLMDEANAVRPFVRSLANSGLMHFAAESDRRRETLANTLGQMAIAAATLAIALIVLAIYLGVLARRNAKGIVQLNRASERMKIITSTSLDAVIVSDSSGRILDYNTAAESTFGYPRDYAIGKPLGELIVPEKLRDAHNQGMQRMRDHGEKVIGKGRVQLEALRQDGTIFPVEVAIQSAKTRDGEVFIAFLRDISDKVAADEELIKARDRALEGERAKARFLATMSHEIRTPLNGLLGNLTLIRSTKLSAKQTKYIENMEASGGLLMNHISDVLDVLSYESGKLQIRLAPVDLSALLEEIVNSLSGAAVQNGTMLEWGWVGDPVSWVKTDYRKLQHILVNLIGNAIKFTQNGRVSVGVEFVKTDSGAEEVVITVRDSGVGIPPEQIDTIFEDFVTGNASYNREAGGTGLGLGIAKRFVTALEGRIEVESAPEIGSKFTVTVPVTAVEEPTSDLSAELKTPSAKPLDILLVEDNEINSFVATEMLVKMGHSVTVAANGKAGVDFADAHKYDLILMDISMPVMDGREATRVIRAGNGASNDTPIVALTANVLANEQEMFLADGMNDVITKPLTEGALSHVSNTWGMQKNADSHLLSEQHLSEMREMIGQEQYELFIDRLNKEVTRMMAENLNVASLEFDEVVEVAHKVAGTAATLGAKDFASQLNALENAARAKDLAEVERLVGILPELWEKTLGAFKERA
- a CDS encoding oxidoreductase encodes the protein MISKFITVCLLAISLPATLLADTAASTKSETILTVTGDISAPNADGKVEYTLGDLAELGATKFETTTIWTEGTQTFEGVELATLMTSLGVTSGVIKAIALNDYAVEFSVKDAVPGGAMLAYKRNGDLMSVRDKALFGLFSLMTQAHVTAPK